The Onthophagus taurus isolate NC chromosome 2, IU_Otau_3.0, whole genome shotgun sequence genome includes a window with the following:
- the LOC111427448 gene encoding probable cytosolic Fe-S cluster assembly factor CPIJ010948, protein MSGFSGILQLTDLDDFITPSQECIKPVQIDKTRTATGAKISIQEDGSYTQIDQFGAQQKLEKVEITLADCLACSGCITSAESVLVTQQSQEELLRVFDQNKTFKANNSPETQHIIISVSLQPLLSLAIRYDLAPNDCAAKLAGFFKGLGADAVVDINIAEDFALLENQKEFIRRFREAESVDGNKNILPMLASSCPGWVCYAEKTHGSYILPYVASTKSPQQIMGSLIKRWYGKDKSVYHVTVMPCFDKKLEASREDFSDDNGVKDVDCVITAIELEQMIEKSGINFRELTPSSFSQPWLKEDGDYFPCLKAHQGSGSGGYSDYLFMTAAKELFGVDVTEIKYKNLRNPDFKEAILEKDGKILLRFAIANGFRNIQNLVQKLKRGKSSYHYVEVMACPSGCLNGGAQIRPSNGKSSKELIVELEQLYLSLPCQNPEENEEVKRLYQVWLDGNESDKSKALLHTEYHAVEKMSTALNIKW, encoded by the exons ATGTCTGGATTTAGcggaattttacaattaaccGATTTAGATGATTTCATTACACCTTCGCAG gAATGCATTAAACCTGTGCAAATTGATAAGACAAGAACTGCAACGGGAGCAAAAATTTCAATACAAGAAGATGGTTCTTACACTCAAATCGATCAATTTGGAGCTCAACAAAAATTAGAGAAAGTTGAAATAACCCTAGCTGATTGTCTTGCTTGTTCGGGTTGTATAACTTCAGCAGAGAGTGTCTTGGTAACTCAACAAAGTCAAGAGGAATTATTACGAGTTTTCgatcaaaataaaacatttaaagcAAATAATTCTCCTGAGACTCAACACATAATAATTTCAGTTTCTTTACAACCACTTTTATCACTTGCAATACGATATGATTTAGCTCCTAATGATTGTGCAGCAAAATTAGCTGGATTTTTTAAAGGATTAGGAGCTGATGCAGTTGTTGATATAAATATAGCGGAAGATTTTGCGTTATTAGagaatcaaaaagaatttattcgAAGATTTAGAGAAGCTGAAAGTGTTGatggtaataaaaatattcttccAATGTTGGCGTCAAGTTGCCCTGGATGGGTTTGTTATGCAGAAAAAACTCACGGAAGTTACATCTTACCATATGTAGCCAGTACAAAATCACCCCAACAAATAATGGgatcattaattaaaagatgGTATGGAAAAGATAAATCGGTTTATCACGTTACAGTTATGCCATGTTTTGATAAGAAATTAGAAGCATCTAGAGAAGATTTTTCGGATGATAACGGTGTTAAAGATGTCGATTGTGTTATTACAGCga ttGAATTGGAACAAATGATTGAAAAAAGTGGAATTAATTTTCGTGAATTAACACCATCATCATTTTCACAACCTTGGTTAAAAGAAGATGGAGATTATTTTCCGTGCTTAAAAGCACATCAAGGTTCAGGATCGGGAGGTTATtcggattatttatttatgactgCAGCTAAAGAATTATTTGGAGTCGATGTTAcggaaataaaatataaaaatttacg aaatcccGATTTTAAAGAGGCTATTCTCGAAAAAGATGGAAAAATCCTTTTACGATTTGCAATAGCTAACGGTTTCcgtaatattcaaaatttagttcaaaaattaaaaaggggaaAATCATCTTACCATTATGTTGAGGTTATGGCGTGTCCTTCag GTTGTTTAAATGGTGGGGCTCAAATTCGGCCATCAAACGGGAAGTCATCGAAAGAACTTATTGTGGAATTAGAACAGTTATATTTAAGTTTACCATGTCAAAATCCGGAAGAAAATGAAGAGGTTAAGCGATTATACCAGGTTTGGTTGGATGGTAATGAAAGTGATAAAAGTAAAGCTTTGTTACACACAGAGTATCATGCTGTTGAGAAAATGAGTACAGCGCTTAATATAAAGTGGTGa
- the LOC111427313 gene encoding S-phase kinase-associated protein 2: MTTKSVLQPIDINSPNMERSPARKKARYDSPAKERWSLARKSVPAYDDLNGVELLCDSDSEQSEVTADEVLSNLNSYFGNRLSDLPVEKYSSEPECSHGSDEKEYCVPLNSKSESIINYFEDISDEVMLHIFHFLPKRFLSTAALVCKRWHRLSEDESLWARMDLGSKQLQAGAMGHIMSRQALVLRLAQAEISHPPILDGCYAYPEDFRARLLYLDLSMAHVAPESLVEIFKRCCRLKKVSLEHVRINGDVLDALGYSKDIEILNLAMVEGIKEHGMRSLLENCRKLRELNVAWTYLDAATLMVLCSALPENLDRLNLSGCRKTLTDDNIRRLTSRCKKLRELDLSDCTGLTGETILHILQLKGLNFLALSRCYQIPYKSLVYLKQIKSLVYLDVHAGYMDTSELRYIQDNLGPSVLLNKFKFSSIARPTVGPRRSSIWNMRVRD; this comes from the exons ATGACAACAAAAAGTGTTTTACAGCCGATCGACATAAATAGTCCTAACATGGAGCGATCACCAGCCAG GAAAAAAGCGAGATATGATTCTCCTGCGAAAGAACGATGGTCGTTGGCAAGGAAAAGCGTACCTGCTTACGACGATTTAAATGGAGTAGAACTTCTTTGTGATTCAGACTCGGAACAATCAGAAGTAACTGCTGATGAAGTTTTGTCCAATCTTAATAGTTATTTTGGGAATCGATTAAGTGATCTTCCAGTAGAAAAATACAGCTCAGAACCTGAATGTTCACATGGAAGTGATGAAAAAGAATATTGTGTCCCTTTAAATAGCAAGTCAGAATCAATTATAA attacTTTGAAGATATAAGTGATGAAGTAATGCTTCATATATTCCACTTCCTTCCAAAACGTTTTTTAAGTACAGCTGCTTTAGTTTGTAAAAGGTGGCATCGTTTAAGTGAAGATGAAAGTTTATGGGCTCGAATGGATTTAGGCTCAAAACAATTACAAGCAGGAGCGATGGGCCATATTATGAGTCGCCAAGCTTTAGTTTTACGTTTAGCCCAAGCAGAAATATCTCATCCGCCAATTCTAGATGGTTGTTATGCATACCCAGAGGATTTTCGTGCACGTCTTCTTTATCTTGATTTAAGTATGGCTCATGTAGCTCCAGAAAGTcttgttgaaatttttaaacgatgttgtcgtttaaaaaaagttagttTAGAACATGTAAGGATAAATGGAGATGTTTTAGATGCGTTAGGTTATAGTAAGGAtatagaaatattaaatttggcAATGGTTGAAGGAATTAAGGAACATGGGATGCGaagtttattagaaaattgtAGAAAGTTACGTGAATTAAATGTGGCATGGACTTATTTAGATGCTGCTACATTAATGGTGTTATGTTCGGCGTTGCCGGAAAATTTGGATCGCCTAAATTTATCTGGATGCCGGAAAACACTCACAGACGACAATATACGACGGTTAACATCTCgatgtaaaaaattaagagaATTGGATTTATCTGATTGTACTGGGTTAACGGGCGAAACAATTTTACATATCTTACAATTAAAgggattaaattttttggcgTTGTCACGTTGTTATCAAATTCCATATAAATCACTAGTTTAtcttaaacaaattaaatcattGGTTTATTTAGATGTTCACGCTGGGTATATGGATACTTCCGAGTTAAGGTACATTCAGGATAATTTGGGACCAAGTGttcttcttaataaatttaaatttagttcgATTGCACGACCTACGGTCGGCCCAAGACGATCTTCCATTTGGAATATGAGAGTTCGCGACTGA
- the LOC111427312 gene encoding TGF-beta-activated kinase 1 and MAP3K7-binding protein 1-like — MRSLRADTPFQTSKSWTDDLPVCKQSGVGSATNQIYREDGNRQEAHSFEDRTFHYKFDDNSSIYALFDGSEGSKAVDFCCQRMPAELVFGQLKDKKTDEEIKEVLRQAFVSVEKGYMDSMYDLLAYLAGLQEEIQGLSEYEAYQKKPEVVDQIKKTNLCLSASATAAVALIHNNKLYVANVGSCRVLLCQTDSNGVLKVVQLSTDHVLQNEDEVLRLSQLGININNLRKCTLLGNQRSTRCFGNYLVKGGYKEFEDLKNALQEPIISEPDIIVAGPIDEACQFLILMSSGFYQSIEEATGTDLVNKCIAQYVVEQFREQNTLPSVAQAVVDKVVRLHHDWFMSKPSNNPVIREDITLLVRNFNFPMLNAKKSPSVGINSIVISNNTTPICTPQGTIMNTDIRNTLCSTAATSTTSTLRNDNDMDDVTEIDAYVDFTDFINGFENDKKKGNLPACLNF; from the exons ATGAGATCTTTACGAGCAGATACCCCTTTTCAAACGTCTAAAAGTTGGACGGACGATTTACCAGTATGCAAACAATCGGGAGTTGGTTCCGCTACAAATCAAATATATAGGGAAGATGGAAATCGGCAAGAAGCTCACAGTTTCGAAGATAGAACGtttcattataaatttgatGATAACTCCTCAATTTATGCCCTTTTTGATGGATCGGAAGGATCAAAAGCTGTTGATTTTTGTTGTCAAAGAATGCCTGCTGAGCTTGTGTTTGGACAATTAAAAGATAAGAAAActgatgaagaaattaaagagGTTTTAAG ACAAGCTTTTGTATCCGTAGAAAAAGGTTATATGGACTCGATGTATGATTTATTAGCTTATTTAGCTGGTTTACAAGAAGAAATTCAAGGACTAAGTGAATATGAAGCTTATCAAAAGAAACCGGAAGTTGTtgaccaaataaaaaaaactaatttatgtTTATCAGCTAGTGCTACAGCAGCTGTAGctttaatacataataataaattgtatgTTGCAAATGTTGGATCTTGTAGAGTACTTTTATGTCAAACAGATTCTAATGGTGTACTTAAAGTTGTTCAATTAAGCACTGATCATGTTTTACAGAATGAAGATGAAGTTTTAAGGCTATCTCAACTtggaattaatattaataacttaagaaaat gTACTCTTCTTGGAAATCAACGAAGTACAAGAtgttttggaaattatttGGTAAAAGGTGGTTATAAAGAATTTGAAGATCTTAAAAATGCTTTACAAGAACCCATTATAAGCGAGCCAGATATAATTGTAGCTGGTCCAATTGATGAAGCATgccaatttttaatattaatgtcaaGCGGTTTCTATCAATCAATAGAAGAAGCAACTGGTACCGATTTAGTTAACAAATGTATTGCGCAATATGTTGTTGAACAATTTCGCGAACAAAACACCTTACCGAGTGTTGCTCAAGCAGTTGTTGACAAAGTAGTTCGACTACATCACGATTGGTTCATGTCAAAACCATCAAATAATCCTGTTATAAGGGAAGATATTACGTTATTAgtgagaaattttaattttccaatGTTGAACGCAAAAAAGAGTCCTTCTGTCGGAATAAATTCTATTGTAATTAGTAATAATACAACGCCAATATGTACACCGCAAGGCACAATTATGAATACAGACATTCGAAATACCTTATGTTCTACCGCGGCTACTTCGACAACATCTACGTTAAgaaatgataatgatatggATGATGTAACTGAAATTGATGCATATGTTGATTTCACCGATTTTATAAATggttttgaaaatgataagaaaaaaggaaatttaccTGCatgtcttaatttttaa
- the LOC111427185 gene encoding caspase-6-like isoform X2: protein MEQEHKDILRKNHTSLMKMNFNAMYPKLVENKVFTRELVDYYKGLGGEDGKRQLLFALDGRGPNAFKRFISCLRQTNQYDLVNKLSGIHTTVYNNTIPLHEPVINTEPEHIEIKVHIANEFKDDFSSDLKPYTMRNQFRGAVLIINNTNFSNKKERRGAEIDQQKLVQLFTQMGGYNLVELKNLTNKELTESIQNFVTNPILKSANVCFLFIMSHGLEMHNESYVECVNGVSVSTTWIENQFYRDNCPYMQNKPKIIVYQICRGLREDNVVKLMDNLEINEKQTEIDGTANVPVRNHSDMLVCHSTTKGYTSHRHTAKGSWYIQSICKVFMLHAWEYDVERLLHMVDKELSMWQSEVNRTMQTTGFYNSGFRLCYLNPGIYEHNGHMHRFDQT, encoded by the exons atggaacaagaacataaagatattttaagaaaaaatcacaCTTCACTTATGAAGATGAATTTTAATGCAATGTATCCTAAATTAgttgaaaataaagtttttactcgCGAATTAGTTGATTATTACAAAGGACTTGGAGGTGAGGATGGAAAACGACAACTTTTATTTGCTTTAGATGGTCGTGGACCAAACGCTTTTAAGCGTTTCATAAGTTGCTTGAGACAAACTAATCAATATGATTTGGTGAATAAATTATCTGGAATTC ATACaactgtttataataatacaatTCCATTACATGAACCTGTTATAAATACTGAACCAGAACACATTGAAATAAAAGTCCACATTGCCAACGAGTTTAAAGATGATTTTTCTTCTGATTTAAAGCCTTATACAATGCGAAATCAGTTTCGTGGTgctgtattaataataaacaacacaaattttagtaataaaaaagaaagacgTGGTGCTGAAATCGATCAACAAAAACTTGTTCAATTGTTTACTCAAATGGGAGGTTATAATCTtgtggaattaaaaaatctcaCAAATAAg gAATTAACCGaaagtattcaaaattttgtaacaaatcCAATTCTAAAATCGGCAAATGtttgtttcttatttattatgaGTCATGGATTAGAAATGCACAATGAATCTTATGTTGAATGTGTTAATGGCGTTTCTGTGTCTACCACTTGGatagaaaatcaattttatcgaGATAATTGTCCTTATATGCAGAATAAACcgaaaattattgtttatcaaatttgcag agGTTTACGTGAAGATAACGTTGTTAAACTTATGGATAACttagaaattaatgaaaaacaaacTGAAATTGATGGAACGGCAAATGTTCCAGTTCGAAATCATTCCGATATGTTAGTTTGCCATTCAACAACAAAAG gTTATACTTCTCATCGTCACACTGCAAAAGGTTCTTGGTATATTCAATCGATTTGTAAAGTTTTTATGTTGCATGCTTGGGAGTATGATGTAGAAAGATTATTGCACATGGTTGATAAAGAACTGAGTATGTGGCAATCGGAAGTGAATAGAACAATGCAAACGACTGGATTTTATAATTCCGGGTTTAgattgtgttatttaaatccTGGGATTTATGAACATAATGGGCATATGCACAGATTCGATCAAacttaa
- the LOC111427185 gene encoding caspase-6-like isoform X1 produces the protein MEQEHKDILRKNHTSLMKMNFNAMYPKLVENKVFTRELVDYYKGLGGEDGKRQLLFALDGRGPNAFKRFISCLRQTNQYDLVNKLSGIRDTTVYNNTIPLHEPVINTEPEHIEIKVHIANEFKDDFSSDLKPYTMRNQFRGAVLIINNTNFSNKKERRGAEIDQQKLVQLFTQMGGYNLVELKNLTNKELTESIQNFVTNPILKSANVCFLFIMSHGLEMHNESYVECVNGVSVSTTWIENQFYRDNCPYMQNKPKIIVYQICRGLREDNVVKLMDNLEINEKQTEIDGTANVPVRNHSDMLVCHSTTKGYTSHRHTAKGSWYIQSICKVFMLHAWEYDVERLLHMVDKELSMWQSEVNRTMQTTGFYNSGFRLCYLNPGIYEHNGHMHRFDQT, from the exons atggaacaagaacataaagatattttaagaaaaaatcacaCTTCACTTATGAAGATGAATTTTAATGCAATGTATCCTAAATTAgttgaaaataaagtttttactcgCGAATTAGTTGATTATTACAAAGGACTTGGAGGTGAGGATGGAAAACGACAACTTTTATTTGCTTTAGATGGTCGTGGACCAAACGCTTTTAAGCGTTTCATAAGTTGCTTGAGACAAACTAATCAATATGATTTGGTGAATAAATTATCTGGAATTCGtg ATACaactgtttataataatacaatTCCATTACATGAACCTGTTATAAATACTGAACCAGAACACATTGAAATAAAAGTCCACATTGCCAACGAGTTTAAAGATGATTTTTCTTCTGATTTAAAGCCTTATACAATGCGAAATCAGTTTCGTGGTgctgtattaataataaacaacacaaattttagtaataaaaaagaaagacgTGGTGCTGAAATCGATCAACAAAAACTTGTTCAATTGTTTACTCAAATGGGAGGTTATAATCTtgtggaattaaaaaatctcaCAAATAAg gAATTAACCGaaagtattcaaaattttgtaacaaatcCAATTCTAAAATCGGCAAATGtttgtttcttatttattatgaGTCATGGATTAGAAATGCACAATGAATCTTATGTTGAATGTGTTAATGGCGTTTCTGTGTCTACCACTTGGatagaaaatcaattttatcgaGATAATTGTCCTTATATGCAGAATAAACcgaaaattattgtttatcaaatttgcag agGTTTACGTGAAGATAACGTTGTTAAACTTATGGATAACttagaaattaatgaaaaacaaacTGAAATTGATGGAACGGCAAATGTTCCAGTTCGAAATCATTCCGATATGTTAGTTTGCCATTCAACAACAAAAG gTTATACTTCTCATCGTCACACTGCAAAAGGTTCTTGGTATATTCAATCGATTTGTAAAGTTTTTATGTTGCATGCTTGGGAGTATGATGTAGAAAGATTATTGCACATGGTTGATAAAGAACTGAGTATGTGGCAATCGGAAGTGAATAGAACAATGCAAACGACTGGATTTTATAATTCCGGGTTTAgattgtgttatttaaatccTGGGATTTATGAACATAATGGGCATATGCACAGATTCGATCAAacttaa